In Acidaminococcus timonensis, one DNA window encodes the following:
- the recJ gene encoding single-stranded-DNA-specific exonuclease RecJ: MIYHKITPLTDEDQATIERLSTELGLPPLVTGILVRRHLTEKQQIEEFLEGKPQPYYDPFLLKDMDKAVARICQALQQGEPMTIYGDYDVDGTSASSLLYLFLKAQGASVDVYVPRRDTEGYGLNGPALEKLARKGTRLLITVDTGISGAPVVDQAPKDLDIIITDHHLAPRQLPAALAVVNPNQPGDTYPFKGIAGVGVAFKLCQALYQKLHHTDAFWDDLIELVALGTVADMVPLRDENREIVRKGLAKMPHTSLCGLQALIGVTVAPGAAINSGTIGFGLGPRINAAGRLDDAMVAVQLLTTEDPARAHDLASQLNSANQERQALSQKIFEEAEQELARQGAPEWGLVLGREGWHPGVIGIVASRMTEKYHLPSILLSVNGDMAKGSCRSIPPLDLYKALDRCREYLEQFGGHAQAAGLTIKTANIDAFRRAFQDVVADMLGQVPYEPAAHPDYFVPEGREVTVEAVQQLARLEPFGVGNPAPVLGFSHATIEQVALLGKDQNHLRFDLHQGGFRYKGLLWQEGPQFHSFYAGEQGAIAFSPRLNTFRGITSVDLEVAAVEAPYTIIDWRHENRNKETELNSILQKDRKTVVYVEDTVPLKTKFPEATVLPYGTEAPEGTRTTIFYGAGADRVLTAGAFPLDPRQTGRLYLFYNRDDLVALRDALRRSYPDLGGMRFCYAAIRHLLQQQGACREAQLLGRTTREGYTISRQVLDIFYELHLFTRDRELVTLGDTGHKNMQESKGFQELQATYDQKFQQLNRSWLITPAEIAALWRTGR; this comes from the coding sequence ATGATCTACCATAAAATCACACCGCTGACGGACGAGGACCAGGCCACCATCGAGCGGCTCAGCACCGAGCTGGGCCTGCCCCCTCTGGTGACCGGCATCCTGGTCCGGCGGCATCTTACCGAAAAACAGCAAATCGAAGAATTCCTGGAAGGGAAGCCACAGCCGTACTATGATCCGTTCCTGCTGAAGGATATGGACAAGGCGGTGGCACGGATCTGCCAGGCCCTGCAGCAGGGGGAACCCATGACCATTTACGGGGATTACGACGTGGATGGTACATCGGCCAGCTCCCTGCTGTATTTGTTTCTGAAAGCCCAGGGTGCTTCCGTGGATGTGTATGTACCCCGGCGGGATACGGAGGGCTACGGCCTGAACGGTCCGGCCCTGGAGAAACTGGCCCGAAAGGGAACCCGGCTCCTGATCACCGTGGATACGGGCATCAGCGGCGCCCCGGTGGTGGACCAGGCTCCGAAGGACCTGGACATCATCATCACTGACCACCATCTGGCGCCCCGGCAGCTGCCTGCAGCACTGGCGGTGGTGAATCCCAACCAGCCCGGAGACACGTATCCTTTCAAGGGGATCGCCGGGGTGGGAGTGGCCTTTAAACTGTGCCAGGCCCTGTACCAGAAACTGCATCATACGGATGCCTTCTGGGACGATCTGATCGAACTGGTCGCCCTGGGTACGGTGGCCGACATGGTGCCTCTCCGGGATGAGAACCGGGAAATCGTGCGCAAGGGACTGGCCAAAATGCCCCATACGTCCCTGTGCGGCCTCCAGGCCCTGATCGGGGTCACGGTAGCCCCCGGAGCTGCCATCAACAGCGGGACCATCGGCTTTGGCCTGGGTCCCCGGATCAATGCGGCCGGCCGGCTGGACGATGCCATGGTGGCCGTACAGCTGCTGACCACAGAGGATCCGGCCCGGGCCCACGACCTGGCCAGCCAGCTGAACAGTGCCAACCAGGAACGACAGGCTCTGAGCCAGAAGATCTTTGAGGAAGCGGAACAGGAACTGGCCCGCCAGGGCGCTCCGGAGTGGGGCCTGGTGCTGGGCCGGGAAGGCTGGCACCCGGGGGTGATCGGCATCGTGGCTTCCCGGATGACGGAAAAATACCATCTGCCCTCCATCCTGCTTTCTGTGAACGGGGATATGGCCAAGGGATCCTGCCGCAGCATCCCGCCCCTGGACCTGTACAAGGCCCTGGACCGGTGCCGGGAGTACCTGGAGCAGTTCGGGGGCCACGCCCAGGCAGCGGGGCTCACCATCAAGACCGCCAACATCGATGCCTTCCGCAGGGCCTTTCAGGATGTGGTGGCGGATATGCTGGGCCAGGTTCCCTACGAACCGGCTGCCCATCCGGATTATTTCGTGCCGGAAGGCCGGGAGGTAACGGTGGAAGCGGTGCAGCAGCTGGCCAGACTGGAACCCTTCGGGGTGGGGAACCCGGCTCCGGTGCTGGGGTTCAGCCATGCCACCATCGAACAGGTGGCGCTGCTGGGCAAGGACCAGAACCATCTGCGGTTCGACCTGCACCAGGGCGGTTTCCGGTACAAGGGCCTTCTGTGGCAGGAAGGGCCCCAGTTCCATTCTTTCTACGCCGGCGAGCAGGGAGCCATCGCTTTTTCACCCCGGCTGAACACCTTTCGGGGGATTACCAGCGTGGACCTGGAGGTGGCGGCTGTGGAGGCACCCTATACCATCATCGACTGGCGGCATGAAAACCGGAATAAAGAGACAGAACTAAATAGTATTTTACAAAAAGACAGAAAAACGGTAGTATATGTAGAGGATACTGTTCCCCTGAAGACCAAATTCCCGGAAGCGACTGTACTTCCCTATGGAACGGAGGCCCCAGAGGGAACCCGGACCACGATATTTTACGGGGCCGGAGCGGACCGGGTACTCACGGCCGGGGCTTTTCCCCTGGATCCCCGGCAGACCGGGCGTCTGTACCTGTTCTACAACCGGGATGACCTGGTGGCGCTGCGGGATGCCCTGCGGCGTTCCTATCCGGATCTGGGGGGCATGCGTTTCTGTTACGCGGCCATCCGGCACCTGCTGCAGCAGCAGGGAGCCTGCCGGGAAGCCCAGCTGCTGGGCAGGACCACCCGGGAAGGGTATACGATCAGCCGGCAGGTCCTTGATATCTTTTATGAGTTACACCTGTTTACCCGGGACCGGGAACTGGTTACCCTGGGGGACACAGGACACAAGAATATGCAGGAATCCAAAGGGTTCCAGGAACTGCAGGCCACTTATGACCAAAAGTTCCAGCAGCTGAACCGAAGCTGGCTCATCACGCCGGCGGAAATCGCTGCCCTTTGGAGGACAGGAAGGTGA
- a CDS encoding lipopolysaccharide assembly protein LapA domain-containing protein — protein sequence MLYAILMGLIALFIAIFAIQNAIPVEVSFLVWHFSLSLVLIILGCLLLGFIMASLWTLKIKAGHYMKDRKLKNQLRDLEAEKAQWEKEETRRTPPIPRAPRTGGYASKSGKPLKEDKDPIIRPFRPKE from the coding sequence ATGTTGTATGCAATCCTGATGGGCCTCATCGCCCTGTTCATCGCCATCTTTGCCATCCAGAATGCCATTCCGGTGGAAGTCAGCTTCCTGGTCTGGCATTTTTCCCTGAGCCTGGTCCTGATCATCCTGGGCTGTCTGCTGCTGGGCTTTATCATGGCCAGCCTCTGGACCCTGAAAATCAAGGCCGGCCACTATATGAAGGACCGAAAACTGAAGAACCAGCTGCGGGACCTGGAAGCGGAAAAAGCCCAATGGGAAAAGGAAGAAACCCGGCGCACCCCTCCCATTCCCCGGGCACCCCGCACCGGCGGTTATGCTTCTAAAAGCGGGAAGCCCCTGAAAGAGGACAAAGATCCCATCATCCGGCCGTTCCGTCCCAAAGAATAA
- a CDS encoding D-2-hydroxyacid dehydrogenase, which yields MKIAVPMFVRESDQKILEAAAPQADFYYGRDPEKLAEAEVILGNVQPELLGRCRNLKWLQLNSAGADAYCKPGILPERVQLTNSTGAYGQALSEHMLALLLAMMKKLYLYHDNQKAHQWKDEGTVTSLEDATVVVVGFGNIGRAFGRLCKLLGAHVIGIRRHRGAVPAEADEMGTLEDLPGLLPRADVVASVLPGTPETTHLYDARVFAAMKPGAWFINCGRGNAVVQDDLRQALRNGHLSGAALDVTDPEPLPAEDPLWDTPNLVITPHISGDHHLARTWDNVVNIAATNLKHYLAGEPLDNPVDRKTGYRKSR from the coding sequence ATGAAAATCGCTGTCCCCATGTTTGTGCGGGAATCGGATCAAAAGATCCTGGAGGCGGCTGCGCCCCAGGCGGATTTCTATTATGGAAGGGACCCGGAAAAGCTGGCGGAAGCCGAGGTGATCCTGGGCAATGTGCAGCCGGAACTTCTGGGCCGCTGCCGGAACCTGAAATGGCTGCAGCTGAATTCCGCCGGGGCCGATGCCTACTGCAAGCCGGGCATCCTGCCGGAACGGGTGCAGCTGACCAACAGCACCGGTGCCTATGGCCAGGCTCTTTCTGAACATATGCTGGCCCTGCTGCTGGCCATGATGAAAAAATTGTATCTGTACCATGATAACCAGAAGGCTCACCAGTGGAAGGACGAGGGGACGGTTACCAGCTTGGAGGATGCCACCGTGGTGGTGGTGGGTTTCGGCAACATCGGCCGGGCCTTCGGACGGCTGTGCAAACTGCTGGGGGCCCATGTGATCGGCATCCGGCGCCATCGGGGAGCTGTGCCTGCAGAAGCGGACGAAATGGGGACCCTGGAGGACCTGCCCGGGCTCCTTCCCCGGGCGGATGTGGTGGCCAGTGTGCTGCCCGGTACGCCGGAGACTACCCACCTGTACGATGCCCGGGTGTTTGCGGCCATGAAGCCCGGTGCCTGGTTCATCAACTGCGGCCGGGGCAATGCCGTGGTGCAGGACGACCTGCGTCAGGCGCTGCGGAACGGCCACCTTTCCGGAGCGGCTCTGGACGTGACGGATCCGGAACCCCTGCCGGCGGAAGACCCGCTGTGGGATACGCCCAACCTGGTGATCACCCCCCACATCAGTGGCGATCATCATCTGGCCAGGACCTGGGACAACGTGGTGAACATCGCTGCCACCAACCTGAAGCATTACCTGGCAGGGGAACCGCTGGACAACCCGGTGGACCGGAAGACGGGGTACAGGAAGAGCCGGTAA
- the secF gene encoding protein translocase subunit SecF, whose protein sequence is MKKFSIVQHAKIFFSITAIVLIVGIVSMFTRGFNLGIDFTGGSILDVKFAQPVTVSQVRSVLTSHDLGNSIIQLGSSDQQVESSESVLIRTGLISDSQRVEVMKDMTDKLGQNEVLRVENVGATVGKDLVKSAVGAVVLSWVLMIIYITIRFELRFALAAIVALIIDVLVTLTWFSVLHLEIDSSFVAALLTVVGYSVNGTIVVFDRIRENLHTHRRSESMGDLVDASIWQTMTRSVYTTLTTLFAVVAIFLFGGETIHNFSFAMLVGFCSGFYTSTFLAGSMWLFFRKKLGRK, encoded by the coding sequence ATGAAAAAGTTCTCCATTGTACAACATGCCAAGATCTTCTTTTCCATTACGGCCATTGTCCTGATCGTGGGGATCGTATCCATGTTTACCCGGGGGTTCAACCTGGGCATCGACTTTACCGGCGGCAGCATCCTGGATGTGAAGTTCGCCCAGCCGGTGACGGTATCCCAGGTGCGGAGCGTTTTGACCAGCCATGATCTGGGCAACAGCATCATCCAGCTGGGAAGCAGTGACCAGCAGGTGGAAAGCAGCGAATCGGTGCTGATCCGGACCGGGCTGATCTCTGACAGCCAGCGGGTGGAAGTCATGAAGGACATGACTGACAAGCTGGGCCAGAACGAGGTGCTGCGGGTGGAAAACGTAGGCGCCACCGTGGGCAAGGATCTGGTGAAGAGCGCTGTAGGCGCTGTGGTCCTGAGCTGGGTGCTCATGATCATCTACATCACCATCCGGTTCGAGCTGCGGTTCGCCCTGGCGGCCATCGTTGCACTGATCATCGACGTGCTGGTGACCCTGACCTGGTTCTCGGTGCTCCATCTGGAGATCGATTCTTCCTTTGTGGCGGCGCTGCTGACCGTGGTAGGGTATTCTGTCAACGGCACTATCGTGGTGTTCGACCGGATCCGGGAAAACCTGCATACCCATCGGCGCAGCGAGAGCATGGGGGATCTGGTGGATGCCAGCATCTGGCAGACCATGACCCGGAGCGTGTACACCACGCTGACCACCCTGTTCGCCGTAGTGGCCATTTTCCTGTTCGGCGGGGAGACCATCCACAACTTCTCCTTTGCCATGCTGGTAGGCTTCTGCAGCGGGTTCTATACGTCCACCTTCCTGGCAGGCAGCATGTGGCTGTTCTTCCGGAAGAAACTGGGGAGAAAGTAA
- the secD gene encoding protein translocase subunit SecD: MEAKNRVKLLVSVLAIIIAFAVFIKPLASTVKQGLDLQGGTHVVLQAQPTEEAKVDDDAINRSIQIIERRVNELGLTEPVIQRQGKDKIIVELPGVKDPEKAIAMLGKTAMLEFKDMDGNTGLTGKDLQDSKASADQSGNPVVTLKFNEEGAKKFADMTARNVGRQIAILLDGQVLTAPRVNEAITGGNAQITGSKDAKEAEHLAILLRSGSLPVKLEVVENRTVGPTLGQDAKDASVKAFAIGLAGVFLFMLLYYRLSGLVADIVLLLYTLLLLAVMKGLNATLTLPGIAGIILSIGMAVDANVLIFERFKEEVKAGKTLRAAVSSGFSRAFTTILDSNVTTLIAAAVLFYLGTGPIKGFAVTLALGVLISMFTAVTVTKFILSALIGSRLVTNPAWYGVRGLDHKKEKEEAAR, from the coding sequence TTGGAGGCTAAAAATCGGGTCAAGCTGCTGGTTTCAGTGCTGGCCATCATCATTGCGTTTGCCGTATTCATCAAGCCGCTGGCCAGTACGGTCAAACAGGGCCTGGACCTGCAGGGAGGTACCCATGTGGTGCTGCAGGCACAGCCCACGGAAGAAGCCAAAGTGGATGACGATGCCATCAACCGCTCCATCCAGATCATCGAACGCCGGGTCAACGAACTGGGCCTGACGGAACCGGTGATCCAGCGCCAGGGCAAGGATAAGATCATTGTGGAACTGCCGGGTGTCAAGGATCCGGAAAAGGCCATTGCCATGCTGGGCAAGACCGCCATGCTGGAATTCAAGGACATGGATGGCAACACCGGGCTGACCGGTAAGGACCTGCAGGATTCCAAGGCCAGTGCCGACCAGAGCGGCAACCCTGTGGTCACCCTGAAATTCAACGAAGAAGGGGCGAAAAAATTCGCCGACATGACCGCCCGGAACGTGGGCAGACAGATCGCCATCCTGCTGGACGGCCAGGTACTGACTGCTCCCCGGGTGAATGAAGCCATCACCGGCGGCAACGCCCAGATCACCGGTTCCAAGGATGCCAAGGAAGCTGAACATCTGGCCATTCTGCTGCGCAGCGGCTCTCTGCCTGTGAAGCTGGAAGTGGTGGAGAACCGGACGGTGGGACCCACCCTGGGCCAGGATGCCAAGGACGCCAGCGTGAAGGCTTTCGCCATCGGGCTGGCCGGGGTATTCCTGTTCATGCTGCTGTACTACCGCCTGAGCGGGCTGGTGGCCGATATCGTGCTGCTGCTGTACACCCTGCTGCTGCTGGCGGTGATGAAGGGGCTGAATGCCACCCTGACCCTGCCGGGCATCGCCGGGATCATCCTGTCCATCGGGATGGCCGTGGATGCCAACGTGCTGATCTTTGAACGGTTCAAGGAAGAAGTCAAAGCGGGCAAGACCCTGCGGGCGGCGGTCAGTTCCGGCTTCTCCCGGGCTTTCACCACCATCCTGGACTCCAACGTGACTACCCTGATAGCGGCTGCGGTGCTGTTCTATCTGGGAACCGGACCCATCAAAGGGTTCGCCGTGACATTGGCCCTGGGCGTACTGATCAGTATGTTCACCGCTGTCACGGTAACGAAATTCATCCTCAGCGCCCTGATTGGCAGCCGGCTCGTTACGAACCCTGCCTGGTATGGGGTGCGGGGCCTGGATCACAAAAAGGAAAAAGAGGAGGCGGCACGATGA
- a CDS encoding 5-formyltetrahydrofolate cyclo-ligase: protein MDKKAVRLEIRERIKRLNQREIHKFNREINSHIVNSRLFLEGKVIMGYLGEPGEVNIDQSLQTALNMGKTVCVPQILEGPGEMQAARLVTLKKLGRDRYGIRTPQEPVEAVAPEEIDLVLTPGLGFTPAGERLGRGAGYYDRFLPRCTKAVPMAIGYEVQVQKELPTNAHDAKVRYLCTEKGLRVCKTNGK, encoded by the coding sequence ATGGACAAGAAAGCGGTCCGGCTGGAAATCAGGGAGCGGATCAAGCGCCTGAACCAGCGGGAAATCCATAAATTCAACCGGGAAATCAACAGCCACATCGTGAACAGCCGGCTGTTCCTGGAAGGAAAGGTCATTATGGGCTACCTGGGAGAACCCGGGGAAGTGAATATCGACCAGTCCCTCCAGACGGCTCTCAACATGGGCAAGACCGTCTGCGTGCCCCAGATCCTGGAGGGACCGGGAGAGATGCAGGCGGCCCGGCTGGTTACATTGAAGAAGCTGGGACGGGACCGGTACGGCATCCGGACGCCCCAGGAACCTGTGGAAGCGGTGGCACCGGAGGAGATCGACCTGGTGCTGACCCCGGGGCTGGGCTTCACACCGGCCGGTGAACGGCTGGGCCGGGGCGCCGGCTACTACGATCGCTTCCTGCCACGGTGCACCAAAGCGGTTCCCATGGCAATCGGGTATGAGGTACAGGTGCAGAAAGAACTGCCCACCAATGCCCATGATGCAAAAGTCCGTTACTTGTGTACTGAAAAAGGCTTGCGGGTATGCAAGACCAACGGAAAATGA
- the yajC gene encoding preprotein translocase subunit YajC translates to MENLLQMAWPFILMGVIFYVMIYRPQKRDQKKRSEMLDSLKIGTNIVTIGGIFGTITKVQDDRIRIKVAKGVEIHIRKSAVGGVVTTAFDHGSKPDEKKEEKKEPVKETVKAEPEQPAAAPAEAAAEEARPEEGTGEGK, encoded by the coding sequence ATGGAAAACTTGCTTCAAATGGCCTGGCCCTTTATCCTGATGGGTGTGATCTTCTATGTGATGATCTACCGTCCCCAGAAACGGGATCAGAAGAAACGAAGCGAAATGCTGGATTCCCTGAAGATCGGGACGAATATCGTCACCATCGGTGGCATTTTCGGCACCATCACCAAGGTGCAGGACGACCGGATCCGCATCAAAGTGGCCAAAGGAGTGGAAATCCACATCCGGAAAAGCGCGGTGGGCGGTGTTGTAACCACGGCGTTCGACCATGGCAGCAAACCGGACGAAAAGAAAGAAGAAAAGAAGGAACCGGTGAAGGAAACCGTCAAGGCAGAACCGGAACAGCCGGCTGCAGCCCCTGCAGAAGCAGCGGCTGAAGAAGCCAGACCCGAAGAAGGGACCGGGGAAGGGAAATAA
- the tgt gene encoding tRNA guanosine(34) transglycosylase Tgt, with translation MQSVYFELIKEDPRSGARLGKLHTPHGTFDTPMFMPVGTQATVKTLTPEELYDMHSQVILSNTYHLFLRPGTELIRKAGGLHKFMNYKRGMLTDSGGFQVFSLGEMRKITEEGVMFRSHLDGSKQFLNPEVATKAQEDLGADIIMAFDECIPYPADHAYAKQSTERTTRWAKRCLEAKTREDQGLFGIIQGGMYPDLREYSAKAITSMDFAGFAIGGLSVGEPHPLMYDILDKTTQHMPKDKARYLMGVGTPDCLVEGVNLGVDMFDCVYPTRVARNGTAMIPTGRLVVRNAQYAEDWRPIDEHCDCYTCRHFSRAYIRHLFKAEEILALRLLSIHNLHFLLKFAEDMRNAIATDTFPEFRAAFLANYETNRR, from the coding sequence ATGCAATCGGTCTATTTCGAACTCATCAAGGAAGATCCCCGGAGCGGGGCGCGGCTGGGCAAGCTGCACACCCCCCACGGGACCTTCGACACCCCTATGTTCATGCCGGTGGGGACCCAGGCCACGGTGAAGACCCTGACCCCGGAGGAGCTGTATGACATGCATTCCCAGGTGATCCTGTCCAACACGTATCACCTGTTCCTGCGGCCGGGCACGGAGCTGATCCGCAAGGCCGGGGGCCTGCACAAGTTCATGAACTACAAGCGGGGGATGCTCACCGACAGCGGCGGCTTCCAGGTGTTCAGCCTGGGAGAGATGCGCAAGATCACCGAGGAGGGGGTCATGTTCCGGTCCCATCTGGACGGCTCGAAGCAGTTCCTGAATCCGGAAGTGGCCACAAAGGCCCAGGAGGACCTGGGCGCGGATATCATCATGGCCTTCGATGAATGCATCCCGTATCCGGCGGATCACGCCTATGCCAAGCAGTCCACGGAACGGACCACCCGCTGGGCCAAACGCTGCCTGGAGGCCAAGACCCGGGAGGACCAGGGCCTGTTCGGCATCATCCAGGGCGGGATGTACCCGGACTTGCGGGAATACAGCGCCAAGGCTATCACTTCCATGGATTTCGCCGGGTTCGCCATCGGCGGACTGTCCGTAGGGGAACCCCATCCCCTGATGTACGACATCCTGGACAAGACCACACAGCACATGCCCAAAGACAAGGCCCGCTACCTGATGGGGGTGGGGACCCCTGACTGTCTGGTGGAAGGGGTGAACCTGGGCGTGGATATGTTCGACTGTGTGTATCCCACCCGGGTGGCCCGGAACGGTACCGCCATGATTCCCACGGGACGGCTGGTGGTACGCAATGCCCAGTACGCCGAAGACTGGCGTCCCATCGATGAGCACTGCGACTGCTACACCTGCCGGCACTTCAGCCGGGCGTACATCCGCCACCTGTTCAAGGCGGAGGAAATCCTGGCACTGCGGCTGTTATCTATACATAATCTCCATTTTCTGCTAAAATTTGCAGAGGATATGAGAAATGCCATTGCTACTGATACGTTCCCCGAATTCCGGGCGGCGTTCTTAGCCAACTATGAGACAAACAGGAGGTAA
- the queA gene encoding tRNA preQ1(34) S-adenosylmethionine ribosyltransferase-isomerase QueA: MDVTDFDYDLPKELIAQTPVEPRDSSRLLVMDKNTGELEHRHFYNLPEYLKPGDLLVFNDTRVIPARLHGFKTTGAHVEVFLLTRKNATDWEVLVKPGKKLQKGAQIKFSDELSCEILDTTDFGGRIARFHYDGIFEEILDRLGETPLPPYIHEKLKDKERYQTVYNRERGSAAAPTAGLHFTKELLKKIKDMGVEEVFVTLHVGLGTFRPVNESKVEDHKMHREFYTVSQEAADAINKAKREGRRIIAVGTTSVRTLESAGASGVMKAGGNWTEIFIYPGYQFKFVDALVTNFHLPQSTLVMLVSALSSREKILHAYQVAVENKYRFFSFGDAMFIH; the protein is encoded by the coding sequence ATGGATGTAACAGATTTTGATTATGATCTGCCCAAGGAGCTGATCGCCCAGACGCCGGTGGAACCCCGGGATTCTTCCCGGCTGCTGGTCATGGACAAGAATACCGGAGAACTGGAGCACCGGCATTTCTACAATCTGCCGGAATACCTGAAACCCGGCGACCTGCTGGTGTTCAACGATACCCGGGTGATCCCGGCCCGTCTCCACGGGTTCAAGACCACCGGGGCCCATGTGGAAGTGTTCCTGCTGACCCGGAAGAACGCCACGGACTGGGAAGTGCTGGTGAAGCCGGGGAAGAAACTGCAGAAGGGTGCCCAGATCAAGTTCAGCGATGAACTGAGCTGCGAGATCCTGGATACCACCGATTTCGGGGGCCGGATCGCCCGGTTCCATTACGACGGCATTTTCGAGGAAATCCTGGACCGGCTGGGCGAAACCCCTCTGCCGCCCTATATCCACGAAAAACTGAAGGACAAGGAACGGTACCAGACGGTGTACAACCGGGAACGGGGCAGCGCTGCGGCACCGACCGCCGGCCTGCACTTCACGAAAGAGCTGCTGAAAAAGATCAAGGACATGGGCGTGGAGGAAGTGTTCGTCACCCTGCATGTGGGGCTGGGCACGTTCCGTCCGGTCAATGAGAGCAAGGTGGAAGATCACAAGATGCACCGGGAATTCTACACCGTATCCCAGGAAGCCGCGGACGCCATCAACAAGGCCAAGCGGGAAGGACGGCGGATCATTGCCGTGGGCACCACCAGTGTGCGGACCCTGGAGAGCGCCGGGGCCAGCGGCGTCATGAAAGCCGGTGGCAACTGGACGGAAATCTTTATCTATCCGGGCTACCAGTTCAAGTTCGTGGATGCCCTGGTGACCAACTTCCACCTGCCCCAGAGTACGCTGGTGATGCTGGTGTCCGCCCTGTCCAGCCGGGAGAAGATCCTCCATGCCTATCAGGTGGCCGTGGAGAACAAGTACCGGTTCTTCAGCTTCGGCGACGCCATGTTCATCCATTGA
- a CDS encoding SpoIID/LytB domain-containing protein — MRKGLAFFLCVLVLLVQGVALGAGSAGPRLRVGLAVDQFSAQVSSTGKIKVVDGSGRTTVLAPGTHYVSVKQGSLYADQKKLAGSTASLLAGDPKNPVLVNRKKYRGALTVLLNSGKKNLNVVNSLPLEQYLYGVVAREVLPLWPDEAIKAQAVAARSFALYSMDNPKYANFDIRANEMGQVYGGIEGENANTTKLVDATCGMAALYDGAPIQAVFHSSGGGYTEAASAVWGKDIPYLQAVKDYDQDSPRYAWTKSLTRVQLTRLLSQGGYQLGDLQGIRLSARTAAPMAYTPDRGVSGRVKRLTFVGSKKSLTLTGSQVRSLLALDSTLFDVSIGLERPKELDVTITNGYGYPVGKKTIPINEKGGTDSASVGDLHLFTGVDGEKVTFTGNGWGHGVGLSQWGARGMALSRAAKGKRDYYKTILAHYYQGVKIKKVY; from the coding sequence ATGAGGAAGGGTCTGGCGTTTTTCCTGTGTGTGCTGGTGCTCCTGGTGCAGGGGGTGGCACTGGGGGCGGGCTCTGCGGGGCCCAGACTGCGGGTGGGCCTGGCTGTGGACCAGTTTTCGGCCCAGGTGAGTTCCACCGGCAAAATCAAAGTGGTGGACGGCAGCGGCCGGACTACGGTGTTGGCCCCGGGCACCCATTATGTGAGCGTGAAGCAGGGCAGTCTGTATGCGGACCAGAAGAAACTGGCAGGCAGTACGGCTTCCCTTCTGGCAGGGGACCCGAAGAATCCGGTTCTGGTGAACCGGAAAAAGTACCGGGGCGCCCTGACGGTGCTGCTGAACAGCGGAAAGAAGAACCTGAACGTGGTGAATTCCCTTCCCCTGGAGCAGTACCTGTACGGGGTGGTGGCCCGGGAAGTGCTGCCTCTGTGGCCTGACGAAGCCATCAAGGCCCAGGCTGTGGCGGCCCGTTCCTTCGCCTTATATTCGATGGACAACCCCAAGTATGCCAACTTCGACATCCGGGCCAATGAAATGGGTCAGGTGTACGGTGGCATCGAAGGAGAGAACGCCAACACCACGAAGCTGGTGGATGCCACCTGCGGCATGGCCGCTCTGTACGATGGGGCGCCCATCCAGGCGGTGTTCCACAGCAGCGGGGGCGGCTATACGGAAGCGGCCAGTGCCGTGTGGGGCAAAGACATTCCCTATTTGCAGGCCGTGAAGGATTACGACCAGGATTCTCCCCGCTATGCCTGGACGAAGAGCCTGACCCGGGTGCAGCTCACCCGGCTTTTGAGCCAGGGAGGCTACCAGCTGGGCGACCTGCAGGGCATCCGGCTTTCCGCCCGTACGGCAGCCCCCATGGCCTATACCCCTGACCGGGGTGTTTCCGGGCGGGTGAAGCGGCTGACCTTCGTGGGCTCCAAAAAGAGCCTGACCCTGACGGGCAGCCAGGTGCGGAGCCTGCTGGCCCTGGACAGCACCCTGTTCGATGTGAGCATCGGACTGGAACGGCCCAAAGAACTGGATGTGACCATCACCAATGGCTACGGCTACCCGGTGGGCAAAAAGACCATCCCCATCAACGAAAAGGGTGGCACCGATTCTGCGTCCGTTGGGGATCTGCACCTGTTCACAGGAGTGGACGGGGAAAAGGTGACGTTCACCGGAAACGGCTGGGGCCACGGCGTGGGGCTCAGCCAGTGGGGCGCCCGAGGCATGGCCCTCAGCAGGGCAGCTAAAGGCAAACGCGACTATTATAAGACCATCCTGGCCCATTACTACCAGGGTGTAAAAATCAAAAAGGTATATTAG